A region from the Halomarina litorea genome encodes:
- a CDS encoding geranylgeranyl reductase family protein has protein sequence MTTHEYDVCVVGAGTAGCYAAATVAREGYSVVIVERKTAEEAGHIACGDALKGAANFPEAIPKSDIEPAFTNTEVDHGRFEIPSEDAVLDIPVPGEIAVIDRWEYGRRLIETAERVGVEFHYDTVVKSVEQDDDGRVTGVSGVHKGDPVTYEAEVTIDGAGALSILQDKADLSDATFDTNVRYSQFSSAYREIVEVEEPVEWEDALVLKPTKRSAGYLWYFPRTPTEINVGLGFQMNEEPMKLVGDLREDLQNREEFVGATVKDKLGAALPTRRTYDSAVAPGFIAAGDAAAHVNPITGGGIAGAAYSGQYAGEQAMEAIENGDVSEDALWEYNERVMDHYGGRYAALDVYNIFATANGLDDLMSLLAAMPGEELSEALYSGTAGVSPLLAAKTLWKSRGHWDTVYGLFKTKRLADRLLAHYENYPDSPEFFRNWQLKRDRIMDDVYETTGADAKY, from the coding sequence ATGACCACTCACGAGTACGACGTGTGTGTCGTCGGTGCGGGCACCGCCGGGTGTTACGCCGCCGCGACGGTCGCCCGCGAGGGCTACAGCGTCGTCATCGTCGAGCGCAAGACCGCGGAGGAGGCGGGCCACATCGCCTGCGGTGACGCGCTCAAGGGAGCCGCGAACTTCCCCGAGGCCATCCCGAAATCCGACATCGAACCGGCGTTCACCAACACCGAGGTCGACCACGGGCGCTTCGAGATTCCGAGCGAGGACGCCGTCCTCGACATCCCCGTCCCCGGCGAAATCGCCGTCATCGACCGATGGGAGTACGGACGACGGCTCATCGAGACGGCCGAACGCGTCGGCGTCGAGTTCCACTACGACACCGTCGTCAAGTCCGTCGAACAGGACGACGACGGCCGCGTGACGGGCGTCTCCGGCGTCCACAAGGGCGACCCCGTCACCTACGAGGCGGAGGTGACCATCGACGGCGCGGGCGCGCTCTCCATCCTGCAGGACAAGGCGGACCTCTCGGACGCGACGTTCGACACGAACGTCCGCTACTCGCAGTTCTCCTCGGCGTACCGCGAAATCGTCGAAGTCGAGGAACCCGTCGAGTGGGAGGACGCCCTCGTCCTCAAGCCCACGAAGCGGTCGGCGGGCTACCTCTGGTACTTCCCGCGCACGCCCACCGAGATCAACGTCGGCCTCGGCTTCCAGATGAACGAGGAACCGATGAAGCTCGTCGGCGACCTCCGCGAGGACCTCCAGAACCGCGAGGAGTTCGTCGGCGCCACCGTGAAGGACAAACTCGGCGCGGCCCTCCCGACGCGGCGCACCTACGACTCCGCCGTCGCGCCGGGGTTCATCGCCGCCGGCGACGCCGCCGCCCACGTCAACCCCATCACCGGCGGGGGCATCGCCGGGGCCGCCTACTCCGGGCAGTACGCCGGCGAACAGGCCATGGAAGCCATCGAGAACGGCGATGTGAGCGAGGACGCCCTCTGGGAGTACAACGAGCGCGTGATGGACCACTACGGCGGGCGCTACGCCGCCCTCGACGTCTACAACATCTTCGCCACCGCGAACGGTCTCGACGACCTGATGAGCCTCCTCGCCGCCATGCCCGGCGAAGAACTCTCCGAGGCGCTGTACTCCGGCACCGCGGGCGTCTCGCCCCTGCTCGCCGCGAAGACCCTCTGGAAGTCCCGCGGTCACTGGGATACGGTGTACGGCCTGTTCAAGACCAAGCGCCTCGCGGACCGCCTGCTCGCCCACTACGAGAACTACCCCGATAGCCCCGAGTTCTTCCGAAACTGGCAGCTGAAACGCGACCGCATCATGGACGACGTCTACGAGACAACCGGGGCGGACGCGAAGTACTAG